The Rhodoflexus caldus genome contains the following window.
ACTATGTAGGCAGTCAATTTATCAAAGACGATGACAGCCTTGATATGCACCAAGTGCTGCGCAAGTTTCAGTCTTTTATGAAAGAGCAGTACAGCAAGCGCGATAAAGATTTCAAAGAGCGGGAATGGCGGCTGATATTTCTTTCCTACCTCAAACCGATTATCAACGGGCGGGGCTATGAATTTAAAGAAGTAGAAACTTCGGAAGAAAAGCGGATGGATATTGTCGTTACCTACATGCAATGGCGATACATCATTGAATTGAAGCGTTGGAGCGGGGAAAAATCGCATGAAAGGGGCTTAGACCAGTTGGCGAACTATTTGGAGATTCACGGGGTAAATGAAGGCTGGCTGTTGATATTTGACGACCGCAACAATCCGACATGGCGCGAAGAGCTGATTCATCACAAAGGCAAAGAGATTTTTGCGGTGTGGATATAGTGTGATACAAAAACACAAGTGATTTGCGAAAAATGCT
Protein-coding sequences here:
- a CDS encoding restriction endonuclease yields the protein YVGSQFIKDDDSLDMHQVLRKFQSFMKEQYSKRDKDFKEREWRLIFLSYLKPIINGRGYEFKEVETSEEKRMDIVVTYMQWRYIIELKRWSGEKSHERGLDQLANYLEIHGVNEGWLLIFDDRNNPTWREELIHHKGKEIFAVWI